A single window of Culicoides brevitarsis isolate CSIRO-B50_1 chromosome 3, AGI_CSIRO_Cbre_v1, whole genome shotgun sequence DNA harbors:
- the LOC134836118 gene encoding uncharacterized protein LOC134836118, translating to MTQFVRKTFVAHFFVLSSLIALLTTATKLKSHHYSVWRYEEQRHNERPNVTFDVKIAVLAARQPPENQYNLLVKFANVLWRTNGSNNVNYPSSPSSLYGLKLGAEGQCMKIYAAADTDTNFARTVAYLLLPESRYRLSEMRKNVDSNALSDCFEVTPLGHCKVYVKSSENGSILTKHTVADYCDEEEPVYESLLEHAKRNICPDSSLDAKYFIDQTDNELSRVEISFKINYPFARVLNSYALTFKGYEEIDRKDDVSDLTIPHDCIVV from the exons ATGACCCAATTCGTGCGAAAAACCTTTGTTGCACACTTTTTTGTCCTCTCATCACTAATCGCACTGCTTACGACAGCGACAAAACTAAAATCACATCATTACAGTGTGTGGCGCTACGAGGAACAGCGACACAACGAACGCCCTAACGTGACATTCGACGTGAAAATTGCCGTTCTTGCTGCAAGACAACCGCCCGAAAATCAATACAATTTGTTAGTCAAATTCGCGAACGTGTTGTGGCGCACAAATGGAAGCAATAATGTTAATTATCCGTCGTCGCCGTCGTCGTTGTATGGCTTGAAATTGGGCGCGGAAGGACAATGTATGAAAATCTATGCGGCAGCTGACACTGACACGAATTTTGCGCGCACTGTTGCGTACTTGCTGCTGCCCGAAAGTCGTTACAGGCTGAGcgaaatgcgaaaaaatgtcGACTCGAACGCACTTTCGGACTGTTTTGAAGTCACGCCATTGGGACATTGCAAGGTTTACGTAAAAAGCTCGGAAAATGGCTCGATTTTGACGAAACATACCGTTGCGGATTACTGCGATGAAGAGGAACCGGTTTATGAGTCGCTGCTGGAACATGCGAAACGGAACATTTGTCCGGATAGCAGTTTGGATGCCAAATATTTCATCGATCAGACGGATAATGAGCTGTCACGCGTCGAAAtatcattcaaaattaattatccgTTTGCACGGGTACTTAATAGCTATGCGCTGACGTTCAAGGGCTACGAAGAAATCGATCGCAAGGATGATGTTTCCGACTTGACG attccaCACGATTGCATCGTTGTTTAA